The following coding sequences lie in one Arthrobacter sp. PGP41 genomic window:
- a CDS encoding TIGR02391 family protein — translation MSDYGEDYLRRLLDAVRRFETAFGAWMETQQESDHLSSRGLLPTVWAKDGQDPDLVRRLELDVAEAAGLAARAVAVTGAFISVGGLGVIDPISNWSFMSSPKAPLAPRDIRMTMANVKGRLEALLTDAQATADSSLPSFSPAQLHPVIWAGAAAHWTTHQYRVAVREAAEGLTVYWKQKLKRNDVDDTVFWQQTLSAGEAVEGKPKLAWPGPADDKTAKSMRGGLEPLAKSLNALATGLNLTVRNVTTHTRDELTEQQAMERLAAYSFLAHLLDQCQIDRFENDPVQ, via the coding sequence TTGAGCGATTACGGCGAGGATTATCTACGACGCTTACTCGACGCGGTTCGACGCTTTGAAACGGCCTTCGGCGCATGGATGGAAACGCAACAAGAATCTGACCACCTTTCTTCTCGTGGTCTTCTTCCAACCGTATGGGCCAAAGACGGACAAGACCCTGATCTCGTACGCCGCCTTGAACTCGATGTGGCAGAGGCCGCAGGGTTGGCCGCACGCGCAGTCGCAGTCACTGGGGCGTTCATTTCTGTTGGAGGGCTTGGTGTCATCGACCCAATTTCCAACTGGTCATTCATGTCATCACCTAAGGCTCCGCTAGCACCACGCGATATTCGAATGACGATGGCGAACGTCAAAGGCCGACTCGAGGCATTGCTAACCGACGCGCAAGCCACCGCGGACTCGAGTCTGCCCAGCTTTTCACCCGCTCAGCTTCACCCCGTCATCTGGGCGGGGGCAGCTGCACACTGGACAACTCACCAGTACCGAGTGGCTGTACGCGAAGCCGCTGAAGGGCTGACCGTTTATTGGAAGCAGAAGCTCAAACGCAACGATGTAGACGACACTGTGTTCTGGCAACAGACCCTGTCAGCAGGCGAGGCGGTTGAGGGCAAACCCAAACTCGCTTGGCCCGGCCCCGCCGACGACAAGACGGCCAAGAGTATGCGGGGTGGGCTTGAACCCCTTGCAAAATCATTGAACGCTCTGGCCACCGGCCTGAACCTGACCGTCCGGAATGTTACTACCCACACTCGAGACGAGCTCACCGAGCAGCAAGCAATGGAGCGCCTTGCCGCCTACAGCTTTCTTGCCCATCTGCTCGACCAGTGCCAGATAGACCGCTTCGAGAATGATCCCGTCCAGTGA
- a CDS encoding ChaB family protein has translation MPKTGKNGHARKDELPSTLQRSGRKAQDTFAKTYDSALESYDHDEQRAARAAYASLKHSYEKVGDHWEPKEKRGPSDKRAEGGVRSSEPSAGGVNANASKEHLYKLARELHIDGRSKMDKDQLVKAIQKANDTATRKARGS, from the coding sequence ATGCCCAAGACCGGAAAGAACGGCCACGCCCGCAAGGACGAGCTTCCCTCGACACTGCAGCGCTCCGGGCGGAAGGCCCAGGACACGTTCGCCAAAACCTACGATTCAGCCCTCGAGAGCTACGACCACGACGAGCAGCGGGCCGCCCGGGCGGCCTACGCCTCGCTGAAGCACAGCTACGAGAAGGTGGGCGACCACTGGGAGCCGAAGGAAAAACGCGGCCCCTCGGACAAACGGGCCGAAGGGGGCGTGCGGTCCTCCGAGCCCAGCGCGGGCGGCGTGAACGCGAACGCCTCGAAGGAACATCTCTACAAGCTCGCGCGGGAGTTGCACATCGACGGCCGTTCCAAGATGGATAAGGACCAACTGGTCAAAGCCATCCAGAAGGCCAATGATACGGCTACCAGGAAGGCCCGCGGCTCGTAA
- a CDS encoding elongation factor G-like protein EF-G2, translating to MSVRGTKDSARTAAGRNGPESRRADASAGIAAEEPAKIRNVALVGHSGAGKTMLIEALLAANGMITRKGSIPDGTTVSDSDPAAVHQQRSVTLSLVPLLVDGIKVNLLDTPGYPDFIGELRAGLRAADAALFVVSAVDGIDATTTALWDECEHMRLPRAVAITRMDHPRADYDGVLAACRKSFGEGVLPLYVPVRAGAEVTGLLGLLSGTVSDYSSGEPSATTRTANADELAAHGAARGDLIEGIIGESEDETLMDRYLEGEDIETDVLVADLETAVERGSFFPVLSTSAVTGLGTAELVEVLVRAFPPPSDGRVPEVTDLAGAPAGPLSCDPGGQLAAEVVRTSIDPFLGRICLVRVFSGTLREDAPVHVTGQGLADRGHQDHDTDERVTHLYSPLGASLRPVPHCVAGDICAVAKLGSAETGDTISGRDQPLLLATWEMPEPLLPVAVEADSRSDEDALARSLGKIAAGDPTLRVERNQETHQLVLWCMGEAHAEVVLDRLRDQGVKLHTVEVVTPLRETFAAAAAGHGRHVKQSGGHGQYAVCDIDVEPLPRGGGFEFVDKTVGGVIPGTFIPSVEKGVRAQMEKGVSAGFPVVDLRVTLTGGKAHSVDSSDAAFQAAGALALREAAAAGRIQLLEPVSSVVITVTDEHVGSVMSDLSARRGRLTGTTSSGDGLTEISAEVPDQELLRYAVDLRALTAGSGRFRRRYLRHDPVPASFSTP from the coding sequence ATGTCGGTCAGAGGCACCAAGGACTCAGCCAGGACAGCGGCCGGAAGGAACGGACCCGAGTCCCGACGCGCGGATGCCTCCGCCGGAATCGCAGCCGAGGAGCCCGCCAAAATCCGGAACGTGGCGCTCGTAGGCCATTCAGGTGCCGGAAAGACCATGCTGATCGAGGCGCTGCTCGCTGCCAACGGCATGATCACCCGCAAAGGATCCATTCCGGACGGGACCACCGTCAGTGATTCGGACCCCGCTGCGGTGCACCAGCAGCGCTCAGTGACCCTGTCTCTGGTGCCGCTGCTGGTTGACGGCATCAAAGTGAACCTCCTGGACACCCCGGGCTACCCGGATTTCATCGGCGAACTCCGCGCAGGACTCCGCGCCGCGGACGCCGCCCTGTTCGTGGTGTCCGCTGTAGACGGGATCGACGCCACCACCACGGCGCTGTGGGATGAATGCGAGCACATGCGCCTGCCCCGCGCTGTCGCCATCACCCGCATGGACCACCCGCGGGCAGATTACGACGGCGTCCTGGCCGCCTGCCGGAAGTCCTTCGGCGAGGGCGTCCTTCCGCTTTACGTTCCGGTGCGGGCGGGCGCTGAGGTCACCGGCCTGCTGGGCCTGCTGTCCGGGACGGTCAGCGATTACTCGTCCGGAGAGCCGTCCGCAACGACGCGAACAGCGAATGCGGACGAACTGGCGGCCCACGGTGCCGCCAGGGGGGACCTCATCGAGGGGATCATCGGCGAGAGCGAAGACGAGACCCTGATGGACCGCTACCTGGAAGGCGAAGACATCGAAACCGACGTCCTCGTCGCCGACCTGGAAACCGCTGTCGAGCGCGGGTCCTTCTTCCCCGTCCTGTCCACGTCGGCCGTCACCGGACTGGGGACCGCGGAACTGGTGGAGGTCCTGGTCCGGGCCTTCCCGCCTCCGTCGGACGGCCGGGTGCCTGAGGTGACGGATCTGGCGGGCGCGCCTGCCGGCCCCCTGTCCTGCGACCCCGGGGGCCAGTTGGCGGCAGAGGTGGTCCGCACCTCCATCGACCCGTTTCTGGGGCGGATCTGCCTGGTCCGGGTTTTCTCCGGCACGCTCCGGGAGGACGCCCCGGTGCACGTCACCGGCCAGGGCCTGGCCGACCGCGGGCACCAGGACCACGACACGGACGAGCGCGTTACGCACCTCTACTCACCGCTGGGTGCCTCGCTGCGGCCTGTCCCGCATTGCGTGGCGGGGGACATCTGCGCGGTGGCGAAACTGGGAAGCGCCGAAACCGGAGACACCATTTCCGGCCGGGACCAGCCGCTGCTGCTGGCCACCTGGGAGATGCCCGAGCCGCTGCTGCCCGTGGCCGTGGAGGCTGATTCGCGAAGTGACGAGGACGCCCTGGCGCGCAGCCTCGGGAAGATCGCCGCCGGCGATCCCACCTTGCGGGTGGAACGGAACCAGGAAACGCATCAGCTTGTCCTTTGGTGCATGGGGGAGGCCCACGCCGAGGTGGTGCTGGACAGGTTGCGGGACCAGGGCGTGAAGCTGCATACGGTGGAAGTGGTGACGCCCTTGCGTGAAACATTTGCGGCCGCCGCCGCCGGCCATGGCCGGCACGTCAAGCAGTCCGGCGGCCACGGGCAATATGCCGTCTGCGACATCGACGTGGAACCCCTGCCCCGCGGCGGTGGCTTCGAATTCGTGGACAAGACGGTGGGCGGCGTGATCCCGGGGACGTTCATCCCGTCCGTGGAGAAGGGCGTCCGCGCCCAGATGGAAAAGGGTGTCAGCGCGGGCTTCCCCGTGGTGGACCTGCGGGTGACGCTCACGGGAGGCAAAGCGCACAGCGTTGATTCTTCCGATGCCGCATTCCAGGCGGCCGGGGCGCTGGCGTTGCGCGAGGCGGCCGCAGCAGGGCGGATCCAACTCCTGGAGCCGGTGTCATCGGTGGTCATCACTGTGACGGACGAGCACGTGGGATCCGTGATGAGCGATCTGTCCGCCCGCCGCGGCAGGCTCACCGGAACCACCTCCTCAGGTGACGGCCTGACTGAAATCAGCGCTGAGGTCCCGGACCAGGAACTGCTGCGGTACGCCGTGGATTTGCGGGCCCTCACCGCGGGATCCGGGCGGTTCCGCCGCCGGTACCTCCGGCATGATCCGGTACCCGCCAGCTTCAGCACCCCGTAG
- a CDS encoding MFS transporter: protein MNDAARKIQRVYLTLTLGNTLAASFIWGINTLFLLDAGLSNLEAFAANAFFTAGMVLFEVPTGVVADSWGRRVSFLLGTLTLAGSTFLYFLLWQFSAPFWWWAVVSVLLGLGFTFFSGAVEAWLVDALRFSGYEGGLETVLGRGQMVSGVAMLAGSVAGGVIAQATNLGVPFLVRVGVLGAMFAVAFLLMHDVGFTPERSAHPLRATRAVLRASVDNGLKNPPVRFIMLAAPFTEGVGIYVFYALQPYLLQLFGDPRAYAIAGLAAALVAGADVVGGWMAPRIRRLVKRRTSVLIATNVASALILVVLMFTSAFWLALVLLALWAVVSSAGTPVRQAYLNDMIASKQRATVLSFDSLMGSAGGVVVQPMLGRAADLYGYPASLAVGGAVQLIAAPFILLSRRQRSQADTASDTTRAAP, encoded by the coding sequence ATGAACGACGCAGCCAGGAAGATCCAGCGCGTCTATCTGACGCTTACCCTGGGAAACACTTTGGCGGCCTCGTTCATCTGGGGCATCAACACGCTCTTTTTGCTGGATGCGGGGCTGAGCAACCTGGAGGCCTTTGCCGCGAATGCCTTCTTCACCGCCGGCATGGTGCTGTTCGAGGTGCCCACCGGAGTGGTGGCGGACAGCTGGGGCCGCCGGGTTTCGTTCCTGCTGGGCACCCTCACGCTGGCCGGGTCCACCTTCCTGTACTTCCTCCTGTGGCAGTTTTCGGCCCCGTTCTGGTGGTGGGCCGTCGTCTCGGTCCTGCTGGGCCTGGGCTTCACTTTCTTCTCCGGCGCAGTGGAGGCCTGGCTGGTGGACGCCCTGCGTTTCTCCGGCTACGAAGGCGGGCTGGAAACGGTGCTTGGCCGGGGGCAGATGGTCTCCGGCGTTGCCATGCTGGCGGGCTCCGTGGCAGGCGGGGTCATTGCGCAGGCCACCAACCTCGGGGTTCCGTTCCTCGTCCGGGTGGGTGTGCTCGGTGCCATGTTTGCCGTGGCCTTCCTGCTCATGCATGACGTCGGCTTCACACCTGAGCGTTCGGCCCACCCGCTGCGGGCCACCCGGGCAGTCTTGCGTGCCTCGGTGGACAACGGGCTGAAGAACCCGCCCGTCCGCTTCATCATGCTGGCCGCACCCTTCACCGAAGGAGTGGGCATCTACGTTTTCTATGCCCTGCAGCCCTACCTGCTTCAGCTCTTCGGAGACCCGCGCGCCTACGCCATAGCAGGCCTGGCTGCGGCCCTCGTGGCAGGAGCCGACGTCGTCGGCGGATGGATGGCGCCCCGCATCCGGAGGCTGGTCAAGCGGCGGACCAGCGTGCTGATCGCCACCAACGTGGCCAGTGCACTCATCCTGGTGGTGCTCATGTTCACCAGCGCCTTCTGGCTGGCGTTGGTGCTCCTGGCACTCTGGGCCGTGGTGTCCTCGGCCGGCACCCCCGTTAGGCAGGCGTACCTGAACGACATGATTGCCTCGAAGCAGCGCGCCACAGTGCTGAGCTTCGATTCCCTGATGGGCTCGGCCGGGGGAGTGGTGGTGCAGCCGATGCTGGGCCGGGCCGCGGACCTCTACGGCTACCCGGCTTCACTGGCCGTGGGCGGGGCAGTGCAACTGATTGCCGCCCCCTTTATCCTGCTCAGCCGCCGGCAGCGCTCGCAGGCGGACACGGCCTCGGACACAACGCGGGCAGCGCCCTAG
- a CDS encoding DUF4193 domain-containing protein, which translates to MATDYDAPRKQEEESPADSLEALQASRGGNAQTAVIDVDENDTAEGIDLPGADLSNEELTVIVVPEQSDEFTCSSCFLVRHRSQVAREKNGMKYCRDCEG; encoded by the coding sequence ATGGCTACCGATTACGATGCCCCACGCAAGCAGGAAGAAGAATCTCCGGCTGACTCGCTGGAGGCCCTCCAGGCCTCGCGCGGCGGCAACGCCCAGACCGCGGTCATTGACGTCGATGAGAACGATACCGCCGAGGGCATTGACCTGCCGGGTGCGGATCTTTCCAACGAGGAACTGACGGTCATTGTTGTTCCCGAGCAGTCCGATGAGTTCACCTGTTCGTCATGCTTCCTTGTCCGCCACCGCTCCCAGGTTGCCCGGGAAAAGAACGGCATGAAGTACTGCCGCGACTGCGAAGGCTGA
- a CDS encoding AMIN-like domain-containing (lipo)protein, translated as MKKFYTWLAAILLAAGLGIVVPGPASASTSYCGLVWGSLAKADQSMSTATVTNVRTGQHYCFDRMVVDLHGAVAGYTVRYVPQIVQDGSGFAIPVRGNARLQVTVNAPAYDGDYNSTYTPSDQAELSNVARYQTFRQVVFAGSYEGYTSIGLGVRARLPFRVFTLDGPGSGSRLVVDVAHYW; from the coding sequence ATGAAAAAGTTCTACACCTGGCTGGCTGCCATCCTCCTGGCGGCCGGGCTGGGAATCGTGGTCCCGGGGCCCGCCTCCGCTTCCACATCCTATTGCGGGCTCGTATGGGGGTCTTTGGCCAAGGCCGACCAAAGCATGAGCACCGCCACCGTCACCAACGTCCGGACCGGGCAGCACTACTGCTTCGACAGGATGGTGGTGGACCTCCACGGCGCCGTTGCGGGTTATACCGTGCGGTACGTTCCCCAGATAGTCCAGGACGGGTCCGGCTTCGCCATCCCCGTCCGGGGAAACGCGCGGCTGCAGGTGACAGTGAACGCGCCCGCCTACGACGGCGACTACAACTCCACCTACACCCCGTCCGACCAGGCTGAACTCTCCAACGTTGCCCGCTACCAGACCTTCCGCCAGGTGGTTTTTGCCGGCAGCTACGAGGGCTACACCAGCATCGGACTGGGCGTACGGGCCCGCCTGCCGTTCCGGGTCTTCACCCTGGACGGGCCGGGCTCCGGGTCGCGCCTGGTGGTTGACGTAGCGCATTACTGGTGA